A region of the Chryseobacterium cucumeris genome:
CAATATCAAAACCTGACTCTGCTTTTTTGTAATTGTAAAAAGGGTCACTCAGAATTGTTTTATCCTTGTAGGTAAACAGGAAACAATTTTGCCCTAAGAATTGTATTTTCATTTTAAATTTAATTTCAATTATTATTAAATATTAAACACAAATGACTCAAATAATTTCACAAACAGCACAATGAGATTAGTGGCGATTGTGAAAGCATTCGTGCCATCCGTGTTTTCTTTAATCTATTATTTCGATGGAAACTTATCCTCAATAAGGTTAAGCTTAATCCTGTGTTCGAGATAAGCCTTACATCCGTCTAAAACTGTTGTAAAACCTCCTGTATTGTCATTAATTACTTTCATCAGATCTTCGCCTGTCTGGCTGAATCCATAGCTTTTAATGACCACGAGTGTTCCTTTTTCCATCGTTTTGAATTCATAGTCTACGTTTACTGCAGGCTCTCCCCATTCTGTTCTGATCAGTTGGTTCGGAATAATCTGGTGAACTTTCACTACGTTTTTTACTCCGTACATTTCCCATTCCCAGGTAACAGTCTTCCCTTCTTCCAGCTTTCCGGTAGATTTGGTAAACCAGAAATTGGTAGTTACTTCCGGATTGATGAATGCTTCGAAAACATCTTCAACCGGCTTCCTGATAAGCATTTGAGCTTCAACGTATGCATTAGAACTCATGGTATAATATTTTAGATTAGTGAAATAAGTTAAGTCCGGCTGCTGTAAGAATTGCCATTACAAAAGTCATGATTCCTACCTGTTTTAAGTACTGGTCTAATTCTTTTGGTTCTTTCACCGACATAATGCTTCTTCTCAGCTTGGCTAATGGGAATAAAAGGATCATTACAATAAACACATAGTAGTTTTGCTGCTGTATAAACCCGTTTACTCCTAAAAAGATAAGGATAAGCACCAATGGTAACTGTAACAGGACCATTTCATAGATCATTGCATTTTTGAATCCGATTCTCAATGCAAAGCTATTTTTCCCTGATAATCTGTCGCTTTCAATATCTCTCAT
Encoded here:
- a CDS encoding SRPBCC family protein, whose protein sequence is MSSNAYVEAQMLIRKPVEDVFEAFINPEVTTNFWFTKSTGKLEEGKTVTWEWEMYGVKNVVKVHQIIPNQLIRTEWGEPAVNVDYEFKTMEKGTLVVIKSYGFSQTGEDLMKVINDNTGGFTTVLDGCKAYLEHRIKLNLIEDKFPSK